One Hypomesus transpacificus isolate Combined female chromosome 21, fHypTra1, whole genome shotgun sequence genomic region harbors:
- the p4hb gene encoding protein disulfide-isomerase: MLKFFLLCTLAVASRAEITEEDDVLVLKKTNFEDALKAHPNILVEFYAPWCGHCKALAPEFAKAAGMLKKDGSEIRLGKVDATEEADLAQEFGVRGYPTIKFFKGGEKESPKEYSAGRQADDIVNWLKKRTGPAATTLTEVTQAESMIADNEVAVIGFFKDVESEGAKAFLKSGEAVDDVPFGITSDDAVYAKYEVSKDGVVLFKKFDEGRNTFDGELTKENLLAFIKSNQLPLVIEFTEQTAPKIFGGEIKSHILLFVPKAAADFQEKMDQFKKAAEGFKGKILFIFIDSKIDDNQRILEFFGLKKEECPAIRLITLEDEMTKYKPENEDITAENIIAFCTLFTDGKLKPHLMSQDVPEDWDKNPVKVLVGKLFEEVVYNPTKNVFVEFYAPWCGHCKQLTPIWEKLGEHFKDSKDIIVAKMDSTANEVDAVKVHSFPTLKFFPAGDDRKVIDYNGERTLEGFTKFLESGGLDGGAPEGAEVDEEVDDDLEDGEDQDGDSEDSDGEEKHDEL, encoded by the exons ATGTTGAAGTTTTTCCTACTCTGCACACTGGCTGTGGCAAGCAGGGCTGAAATCACCGAGGAAGATGATGTCCTGGTTCTGAAGAAAACTAACTTCGAGGATGCGTTGAAAGCTCACCCAAATATTCTTGTTGAGTTTT ATGCCCCATGGTGTGGTCACTGCAAGGCTCTGGCCCCAGAGTTTGCCAAAGCTGCGGGCATGCTGAAGAAGGACGGCTCAGAGATCCGCCTGGGGAAGGTAGACGCCACCGAGGAGGCGGACCTGGCCCAGGAGTTTGGCGTCCGAGGCTACCCCACCATCAAGTTCTtcaaggggggagagaaggagtcgCCCAAAGAATACTCTG CTGGCAGACAAGCCGATGACATCGTCAACTGGCTGAAGAAGCGCACGGGACCTGCCGCCACCACCCTCACCGAGGTTACCCAGGCCGAGTCCATGATCGCCGACAACGAGGTCGCCGTCATCGGCTTCTTCAAG gaCGTCGAGTCAGAGGGCGCAAAGGCCTTCCTGAAGTCCGGCGAGGCTGTCGACGACGTGCCGTTCGGCATCACCTCAGACGACGCCGTGTACGCCAAGTACGAGGTGTCCAAGGACGGCGTCGTCCTCTTCAAGAAG TTTGACGAGGGCCGTAACACCTTCGATGGGGAGCTCACCAAGGAGAACCTGCTGGCCTTCATCAAATCCAACCAGCTGCCTCTGGTCATCGAATTCACCGAGCAG ACTGCCCCCAAGATCTTCGGAGGGGAAATCAAGTCCCACATTCTCCTGTTCGTGCCCAAGGCGGCCGCCGACTTCCAGGAAAAGATGGACCAGTTCAAGAAGGCCGCCGAGGGCTTCAAGGGCAAG atcctcttcatcttcatcgACAGCAAGATCGATGACAACCAGCGCATCCTGGAGTTCTTCGGCCTGAAGAAGGAGGAGTGCCCGGCCATCCGCCTCATCACCCTGGAGGACGAGATGACCAAGTACAAGCCGGAGAACGAGGACATCACCGCCGAGAACATCATCGCCTTCTGCACTCTCTTCACAGACGGCAAACTCAAG CCGCACCTCATGAGCCAGGATGTACCCGAGGACTGGGACAAGAACCCTGTCAAGGTCCTGGTGGGCAAGCTCTTCGAGGAAGTCGTCTACAACCCCACCAAGAACGTCTTCGTCGAGTTTT ACGCTCCGTGGTGCGGCCACTGCAAACAGCTCACCCCCATCTGGGAGAAGCTGGGGGAGCATTTCAAGGACAGCAAAGACATCATTGTGGCCAAGATGGACTCCACCGCCAACGAGGTGGACGCCGTCAAAGTGCACAGCTTCCCCACGCTCAAGTTCTTCCCCGCGGGCGACGACCGCAAG GTGATCGACTACAACGGCGAGAGGACGCTGGAGGGCTTCACCAAGTTCCTGGAGAGCGGCGGCCTGGACGGCGGGGCGCCCGAGGGAGCGGAGGTGGACGAGGAGGTGGACGAT gatTTGGAAGACGGGGAAGATCAGGACGGCGACAGCGAGGACTCGGACGGCGAGGAGAAGCACGACGAATTATAA
- the ppp1r27b gene encoding protein phosphatase 1 regulatory subunit 27b isoform X1: protein MTTCLHDASGSGRDHFPERGLMLTKWYFVWLKQKLVSTAVLAGDMRWILELVTRCHRLLKMKYYQYPVPQTMGVKVLSPDKCGSLSCKGSASLKPIRSVHFPNDIVFQDYVRQGELERIGRFIRARRVSLDTIYHSGMAAIHEAVLSGNLECVQLLVKYGADVHQRDEEGWTPLHMACSDGFPDIARYLLSLGADHEIENECGEKPSDLIDPENKELLQLFGVGGDD from the exons ATGACCACTTGTTTGCATGATGCATCTGGAAGTGGAAGAGACCACTTTCCAGAAAGGGGGTTGATGTTGACTAAATGGTATTTCGTGTGGTTAAAACAGAAGCTGGTGTCAACTGCTGTATTGGCTGGAGATATGAGATGGATCCTGGAGCTTGTGACACGGTG TCATCGTCTCTTGAAGATGAAGTATTACCAGTACCCAGTCCCTCAGACCATGGGAGTAAAGGTTCTGTCTCCCGACAAATGTGGGTCCCTCTCCTGCAAAGGGTCTGCCTCTCTCAAACCCATCCGCAGCGTGCACTTCCCCAACGACATCGTCTTCCAGGATTACGTGCGCCAGGGCGAGCTTGAGAGGATCGGACGATTCATCCGAGCCAGGAGGGTCAGCCTTGACACCATCTACCACTCTG GCATGGCAGCCATCCACGAGGCGGTGTTGTCCGGGAACCTGGAGTGTGTGCAGCTGCTGGTGAAGTACGGAGCAGACGTCCACCAGAGGGACGAGGAGGGCTGGACGCCGCTCCACATGGCCTGCAGCGACGGCTTCCCAGACATCGCCAG gtacctgctctctctgggCGCCGACCACGAGATCGAGAACGAGTGTGGGGAGAAGCCGTCTGACCTCATCGACCCCGAAAACAAGGAGCTTCTGCAGCTTTTCGGAGTCGGGGGAGATGACTAA
- the ppp1r27b gene encoding protein phosphatase 1 regulatory subunit 27b isoform X2, with amino-acid sequence MKYYQYPVPQTMGVKVLSPDKCGSLSCKGSASLKPIRSVHFPNDIVFQDYVRQGELERIGRFIRARRVSLDTIYHSGMAAIHEAVLSGNLECVQLLVKYGADVHQRDEEGWTPLHMACSDGFPDIARYLLSLGADHEIENECGEKPSDLIDPENKELLQLFGVGGDD; translated from the exons ATGAAGTATTACCAGTACCCAGTCCCTCAGACCATGGGAGTAAAGGTTCTGTCTCCCGACAAATGTGGGTCCCTCTCCTGCAAAGGGTCTGCCTCTCTCAAACCCATCCGCAGCGTGCACTTCCCCAACGACATCGTCTTCCAGGATTACGTGCGCCAGGGCGAGCTTGAGAGGATCGGACGATTCATCCGAGCCAGGAGGGTCAGCCTTGACACCATCTACCACTCTG GCATGGCAGCCATCCACGAGGCGGTGTTGTCCGGGAACCTGGAGTGTGTGCAGCTGCTGGTGAAGTACGGAGCAGACGTCCACCAGAGGGACGAGGAGGGCTGGACGCCGCTCCACATGGCCTGCAGCGACGGCTTCCCAGACATCGCCAG gtacctgctctctctgggCGCCGACCACGAGATCGAGAACGAGTGTGGGGAGAAGCCGTCTGACCTCATCGACCCCGAAAACAAGGAGCTTCTGCAGCTTTTCGGAGTCGGGGGAGATGACTAA